The following are encoded together in the Saccharospirillaceae bacterium genome:
- a CDS encoding ATP-NAD kinase family protein — protein MLTFGLIINPYAGIGGAVGLKGSDGDAIVAEATSRGAEQKAMMRAETALQSLLELKHQCRFLTCPGDMGESVLSALGLDYQLIDLALTGQRTCAADTQLAAQIMAEAGIDVLVFAGGDGTARDIYAALVERGQQDIAVLGIPAGVKIHSGVYGVTPAASGEVLSALIQGQLVDIKESEVRDLDEDAFRNNQVRARHYGDMRVPQLGHFVQAVKQGGVESEALVLADIAAQVRDDMDDHPDTLYLIGSGKTTLAVMEDLGLEHTLLGVDAVLNGELLASDINESDILSLFEQYPERRAILSVMGGQGHIIGRGNQQFSARVLTMLGKENMYLISTKTKLLSLEGRPLLIDSGDPQLDKNWAGTIEVITGYRDIVVQNVR, from the coding sequence ATGCTGACCTTTGGCCTGATTATTAATCCTTATGCTGGTATCGGTGGAGCAGTGGGTCTGAAAGGCAGTGACGGTGATGCCATTGTTGCTGAAGCGACCAGTCGTGGCGCCGAACAAAAGGCGATGATGCGAGCGGAGACTGCACTTCAGTCTTTGCTTGAGTTGAAACATCAATGTCGTTTTCTGACCTGTCCGGGTGATATGGGTGAATCCGTATTGTCGGCACTGGGTCTGGACTATCAGTTAATTGATCTCGCTTTGACCGGGCAGCGAACGTGTGCTGCTGATACTCAGTTGGCTGCCCAGATAATGGCCGAAGCTGGTATTGATGTTTTGGTGTTTGCTGGTGGTGATGGAACCGCCAGAGATATCTATGCGGCGCTGGTCGAACGAGGCCAGCAAGATATTGCAGTGCTGGGTATTCCGGCTGGAGTTAAGATTCATTCCGGGGTTTATGGTGTCACTCCAGCAGCGTCGGGGGAAGTGCTGTCGGCTCTGATTCAGGGGCAGCTGGTGGATATCAAAGAATCGGAAGTGCGCGATCTTGACGAAGATGCATTCCGCAATAATCAGGTTCGTGCCCGGCATTACGGTGATATGCGGGTTCCTCAATTAGGTCATTTTGTTCAGGCGGTTAAGCAGGGAGGGGTGGAATCCGAAGCGCTGGTGTTGGCCGATATCGCTGCTCAGGTACGCGACGATATGGATGACCATCCGGATACCCTGTATTTGATTGGTTCCGGCAAAACGACCTTAGCGGTTATGGAAGATCTTGGATTGGAGCATACCTTATTGGGTGTTGATGCTGTGCTTAATGGTGAACTGTTGGCCAGTGATATAAATGAAAGCGATATATTGTCATTATTTGAGCAATACCCGGAACGTAGAGCAATTTTAAGTGTGATGGGAGGCCAGGGGCACATTATTGGTCGTGGTAATCAGCAATTCAGTGCGCGGGTATTAACGATGTTAGGTAAAGAGAACATGTACCTGATTTCAACTAAAACCAAATTGCTCAGCTTAGAAGGACGTCCACTGTTGATTGATTCTGGCGATCCGCAATTGGATAAGAACTGGGCTGGTACAATCGAGGTCATTACAGGGTATCGTGATATCGTTGTCCAAAATGTCAGGTAG
- a CDS encoding phospholipase A, translating into MKPLILLMGLVMTHQVFAEQNPLQDSPQKEPQELHWYDHRADVKTTTAEIEVIDPSELPESFRNLPELVEKIQVERAAADNRHLLLPHRPNYVMPFTYQTRPDDREWDRLINQVSDGRQQGQAGEFEHVEAVFQISIKSVLAEDLWDKHSRLEVGYTNRSFWQAYNDKISKPFRETNHEPELMLSWRPKHIKWIEHAGLSLNHQSNGQTSSLSRSWNRVILEGASVVGKGIWVVRTWWRIPEGKKADPFDPSDNDNPDIDDYMGPGELYYLRVMDKHMLTVMARNNFNFDENRGAVQLDWSFPLTKRLKGYFQYFNGYGESLIDYNRYQERFGLGIKLSDWI; encoded by the coding sequence ATGAAACCTCTCATTTTACTGATGGGTCTGGTCATGACGCACCAGGTTTTCGCAGAGCAAAACCCGTTGCAGGACTCACCTCAGAAAGAACCTCAGGAACTGCATTGGTATGATCATCGGGCTGACGTAAAAACCACCACGGCAGAAATCGAGGTTATTGATCCCTCGGAGCTGCCGGAATCGTTCCGTAATCTGCCAGAGCTGGTTGAAAAGATTCAGGTAGAGCGTGCGGCTGCCGATAATCGGCATCTGCTGTTGCCGCATCGCCCAAATTATGTGATGCCGTTTACTTATCAGACACGCCCGGATGATCGTGAGTGGGATCGACTGATTAATCAAGTCAGTGACGGTCGTCAGCAAGGTCAGGCGGGGGAGTTTGAACATGTTGAAGCGGTATTTCAGATCAGCATTAAGTCGGTATTAGCCGAGGATCTGTGGGATAAACACAGTCGCCTGGAAGTCGGTTACACCAACCGCTCGTTCTGGCAGGCATATAACGACAAAATCTCTAAACCGTTCCGAGAAACCAACCACGAGCCTGAGTTGATGTTGTCATGGCGGCCAAAACACATTAAGTGGATCGAACACGCGGGACTGTCTCTGAACCATCAATCCAATGGCCAGACCAGTTCTTTGTCGCGCAGCTGGAATCGTGTGATTCTTGAAGGCGCATCGGTTGTCGGTAAAGGCATCTGGGTAGTCCGCACCTGGTGGCGTATTCCGGAAGGAAAAAAAGCAGACCCATTTGATCCGAGTGATAACGATAATCCAGACATCGATGATTATATGGGGCCTGGTGAACTGTATTATCTGCGTGTTATGGATAAACACATGCTCACGGTGATGGCGCGAAATAATTTCAACTTTGATGAAAATCGTGGTGCCGTGCAACTGGACTGGAGTTTCCCGTTAACCAAACGATTGAAAGGGTATTTTCAGTATTTTAACGGCTATGGTGAAAGCCTGATTGACTACAATCGCTACCAGGAGCGCTTTGGTCTTGGTATTAAATTATCTGACTGGATTTGA
- a CDS encoding ferredoxin--NADP reductase, whose translation MSNLIRETVTSVHHWNETLFSFTTTRNQGLRFKNGHFTMIGLEVENKPLLRAYSIASANYEEEMEFFSIKVQDGPLTSRLQKLAVGDEILVGTKPVGTLITDSLLPGKNLYLLSTGTGLAPFMSIIKDLDVYEQYEKVVLTHGVRYVSELAYQERIENELPNNEYFGDVVRDKLIYYPTVTREEYRNTGRLTDLIRSGQLTADIGLADLDPENDRFMLCGSPAMLDELTAMLDELGFREARAGQAGHYVIERAFVEK comes from the coding sequence ATGAGCAACCTGATTCGAGAAACCGTGACCAGTGTGCATCACTGGAACGAAACCCTGTTCAGCTTCACAACAACACGTAATCAGGGGCTGCGTTTTAAGAATGGTCATTTCACGATGATTGGTCTGGAAGTTGAAAATAAGCCACTGTTGCGCGCCTACAGCATAGCCAGTGCCAACTACGAGGAAGAAATGGAGTTTTTTTCCATCAAAGTTCAGGACGGTCCACTGACCTCTCGTCTGCAGAAGCTGGCTGTTGGTGATGAGATTTTAGTCGGTACTAAGCCCGTTGGAACGTTGATCACCGATAGCTTATTACCGGGTAAAAATCTGTACCTGTTATCCACCGGCACCGGACTGGCGCCCTTTATGAGCATCATTAAGGACCTTGACGTTTACGAACAGTACGAAAAGGTCGTACTGACGCACGGTGTACGTTATGTATCTGAACTCGCTTATCAGGAGCGTATCGAAAACGAACTGCCTAATAACGAGTACTTTGGTGATGTCGTGCGCGATAAGCTGATTTACTACCCAACGGTGACTCGGGAAGAATATCGTAATACGGGTCGTTTGACAGATCTAATCCGCAGCGGTCAGCTAACTGCCGATATTGGTCTGGCTGACCTCGACCCGGAAAACGACCGATTTATGTTGTGTGGCAGCCCGGCGATGTTGGATGAGCTAACCGCCATGTTGGATGAATTGGGCTTCAGAGAAGCGCGCGCCGGTCAGGCAGGCCATTATGTGATTGAGCGGGCGTTCGTCGAAAAATAG
- a CDS encoding LysR family transcriptional regulator, translating to MRYTLRQLEVFLTIAHHQNLTRAASELAMSQSAASSSLKDLENQFDIQLFDRIGKRLKLNEQGRQLRPKAEALLQQAKEFEQSLMQHADAGPLNVGATLTIGNYLAVELMARYMKDNPSAPVHLNVANTAQIAEQVLNFQLDIGLIEGEVNHPDLEVIAWREDEQAIFCHQNHPLALKQARGDAITDEDLIAADWILREPGSGTRQTFDRAMHGLLPDLSVTLELQHTEAIKRAVETGLGIGCLSMISLDAEIQRGNLVHIQLPERDFSRVLYLIIHRQKYRSAGLNNWLALCVQHS from the coding sequence ATGCGCTACACACTGCGTCAGCTGGAAGTCTTTCTTACCATTGCCCACCATCAAAACCTGACCCGTGCGGCCAGCGAACTGGCAATGTCGCAGAGTGCAGCCAGCAGTTCATTAAAAGACCTTGAGAACCAATTCGATATCCAGTTGTTTGATCGCATTGGTAAACGGCTGAAACTGAATGAACAGGGCAGGCAATTACGTCCAAAAGCCGAAGCCTTATTGCAACAGGCTAAAGAGTTCGAACAATCGTTAATGCAGCATGCTGATGCCGGGCCACTAAACGTCGGAGCAACACTGACCATCGGCAACTACCTCGCGGTTGAGTTAATGGCGCGCTATATGAAAGATAACCCTTCAGCGCCGGTGCATCTTAACGTCGCGAATACCGCTCAGATTGCCGAGCAGGTATTAAATTTCCAGCTCGATATCGGCTTGATTGAAGGTGAAGTTAATCATCCTGATTTGGAGGTGATTGCGTGGCGCGAAGATGAACAGGCCATTTTTTGCCACCAGAATCATCCGCTGGCACTGAAGCAAGCACGTGGTGACGCCATCACCGATGAGGATTTGATCGCTGCAGACTGGATTTTACGCGAACCCGGTTCCGGTACTCGACAGACCTTTGATCGTGCCATGCATGGCCTGTTGCCGGACTTATCAGTGACGCTGGAATTACAACATACCGAAGCGATTAAGCGTGCAGTGGAAACCGGTCTCGGCATCGGCTGTTTATCAATGATCAGCCTCGATGCTGAGATTCAGCGCGGTAACCTGGTACATATCCAACTGCCCGAACGCGATTTCTCCAGAGTACTTTACCTGATTATTCACCGACAAAAGTATCGCAGTGCCGGATTAAACAACTGGCTGGCGTTGTGTGTACAACATTCGTGA
- a CDS encoding cysteine-rich CWC family protein yields MVEYSDAMTTNTDADNDQLCPICLQQNQCVLSRGQGSINDCWCMRLEEKIPDELLNMVPANQRGKACVCETCLQRYWAGELNR; encoded by the coding sequence ATGGTCGAATATTCAGATGCCATGACCACCAATACCGATGCCGATAACGATCAGCTTTGCCCGATTTGTCTGCAGCAAAATCAGTGTGTGCTTTCCCGTGGTCAGGGCAGTATTAATGATTGCTGGTGTATGCGTCTGGAAGAAAAGATTCCCGACGAATTATTAAACATGGTTCCGGCCAATCAGCGAGGTAAAGCATGTGTCTGCGAAACGTGCCTGCAACGCTACTGGGCCGGCGAGCTTAACCGCTAG
- a CDS encoding type 1 pili tip component, giving the protein MTSRDLLQHWQENFGEAITSSEYTLKLNTKDAARIEALCEMFPSSNKDQILRDLISAALNDLTSGFPYRAGQKVVAQDEEGDPIYEDVGPTPRFLNLTRKHMNVLQKQSH; this is encoded by the coding sequence ATGACGTCTCGCGATTTGTTGCAACACTGGCAAGAGAATTTTGGCGAAGCAATTACCAGCAGCGAATACACTTTAAAACTGAACACGAAAGACGCTGCACGCATTGAAGCCTTGTGTGAAATGTTTCCCTCAAGCAATAAAGACCAGATTCTCAGAGATTTAATCAGCGCAGCATTAAATGATCTTACCAGCGGCTTTCCGTATAGAGCCGGACAGAAAGTTGTAGCACAGGATGAAGAAGGCGATCCGATATACGAGGACGTCGGGCCGACCCCTCGGTTTCTGAATCTGACTCGTAAACACATGAACGTTTTGCAAAAGCAGTCCCACTGA
- the mazG gene encoding nucleoside triphosphate pyrophosphohydrolase, which produces MSYSLQDLLVCMARLRNPETGCPWDLKQDFASILPHTLEEAYEVADAIERQDWPHLEEELGDLLFQVIFYGQIATERDLFSVYSVIDKLVAKLIRRHPHVFPQGTLESERDAGISPEEAEVNANWDAIKRQEKRLKAQQGIVEPNDSGLLADIPMTLPAMNRAVKMQKKAAKVGFDWPYIDGVLDKIREELKEVEAEIISGDQAALESEIGDLLFAVTNLARHSNIDPEVALRGTNQRFYQRFTDVEQQVEQWGGWDKVTQDEMGAAWEAAKRRQKQAD; this is translated from the coding sequence GTGAGTTACAGCCTGCAAGACTTATTGGTGTGTATGGCGCGCCTTCGGAATCCGGAAACCGGTTGCCCCTGGGATCTCAAGCAGGACTTTGCCAGCATTCTGCCGCACACCCTGGAAGAAGCCTACGAAGTGGCGGATGCCATTGAACGCCAGGACTGGCCTCACCTGGAAGAGGAGCTGGGTGACCTGTTATTTCAGGTGATTTTTTATGGTCAGATAGCCACGGAACGGGATTTGTTCAGTGTTTATTCGGTGATCGACAAACTGGTCGCCAAGCTGATTCGTCGCCACCCGCATGTTTTTCCGCAAGGCACGCTCGAATCTGAGCGTGACGCCGGTATTTCTCCTGAGGAGGCAGAAGTGAATGCCAACTGGGATGCGATTAAACGTCAGGAAAAACGGTTGAAGGCTCAGCAGGGCATTGTTGAACCCAATGATAGTGGCTTGCTGGCCGATATTCCGATGACACTTCCAGCCATGAATCGCGCAGTAAAAATGCAGAAGAAAGCAGCAAAAGTCGGGTTTGACTGGCCTTATATCGACGGCGTGCTGGATAAGATCCGCGAAGAGCTGAAGGAAGTGGAAGCAGAAATTATCAGTGGCGACCAGGCGGCACTGGAATCAGAGATTGGCGATTTATTGTTTGCAGTAACCAACCTGGCTCGTCATAGCAACATTGACCCAGAGGTCGCTTTGCGCGGAACGAACCAGCGTTTTTACCAGCGCTTTACTGACGTTGAACAGCAGGTTGAACAATGGGGTGGCTGGGATAAGGTTACTCAGGATGAAATGGGAGCGGCCTGGGAGGCCGCGAAACGACGACAGAAGCAGGCTGACTGA
- the relA gene encoding GTP diphosphokinase, with translation MVKVRDDHPLLHDGSLDVDRWMESIQQSQDVLDPETLHKALSTAKRLSDEAIANRTYWSIDSVQMGIEMAQILLDLRLDTDSIVAAVLYRAVREGRLALSKVEKDFGKEVAKLIEGVLRMAAISAIQNTDNQDESVLGQREAQVDNVRKMLVAMIDDVRVALIKLAERTSAIRAVKDAPDDKRRKVAEEVFNIYAPLAHRLGIGHLKWELEDLSFRYLEPASYKKIAKLLDEKRLTRQGYIENVVQRMRDELLSAGIKCDVYGRAKHIYSIWRKMNRKNLDFSQIYDIRAVRILVPQIKDCYATLGIIHSLWRHIPNEFDDYIANPKENGYRSLHTAVIGPEGKILEVQIRTHEMHEDAELGVCAHWLYKGTDVNAKDQGYEQKIAWLRQVMEWHDELGDLPELIGELSSNISPDRIYVFTPDGHVVDLPPKATPIDFAYRVHTEVGNKCRGAKVNGRIVPLTYLLGTGEQVEILTNANAHPSRDWLYPESGYIHSSRARAKVAHWFKLQAKDQNTDEGRQLVLRELDRLDLIDQPLSNIAERMNMKSVDDMFAAVGAGDLRTGQVVHAVLQQADRLAPQLDKQELPLLRKPESSEKSASADDVYIEGVGNLLTNLANCCQPVPGDDIRGYVTLGRGVNVHRSDCENLLHLEMTEPQRVLQVNWGSRPTQHYPVDMQIQAYDRTGLLRDVSGLLANERMNVLAVNTQSNPGENIAHMSLTVEVESLEGLLRLMNKIEQLPNVISARRVRGGQL, from the coding sequence ATGGTTAAGGTCAGAGACGACCACCCACTGCTCCATGATGGTTCACTGGATGTGGATCGCTGGATGGAGAGTATTCAGCAGTCGCAGGATGTATTGGATCCTGAAACACTGCACAAAGCGCTATCGACAGCAAAGCGGTTGTCGGATGAAGCCATTGCCAATCGTACCTATTGGTCGATTGACAGTGTGCAAATGGGCATTGAAATGGCGCAGATTCTGTTGGATCTGCGACTCGACACCGATTCGATTGTGGCCGCAGTTCTCTATCGCGCAGTGCGTGAAGGCCGGTTAGCACTGAGCAAGGTCGAAAAAGACTTTGGCAAAGAAGTCGCCAAGCTGATTGAGGGTGTTCTGCGAATGGCAGCGATCAGTGCCATACAAAATACCGACAACCAGGACGAGAGTGTGCTCGGCCAGCGTGAAGCGCAGGTCGATAACGTGCGCAAAATGCTGGTCGCCATGATTGATGATGTGCGTGTTGCATTGATCAAACTGGCTGAACGAACTTCTGCTATCCGTGCCGTTAAAGATGCACCGGATGACAAGCGTCGTAAGGTGGCAGAGGAAGTTTTCAACATCTACGCACCGCTGGCCCACCGTTTGGGTATCGGACACCTCAAGTGGGAGCTGGAAGATTTATCGTTTCGTTATCTGGAACCGGCTTCCTACAAAAAGATTGCCAAGCTGCTGGACGAAAAACGCCTGACTCGCCAGGGCTACATTGAAAATGTGGTGCAGCGCATGCGTGACGAGTTGTTGTCAGCGGGTATCAAATGTGATGTTTACGGTCGCGCTAAGCACATCTACAGCATCTGGCGCAAAATGAACCGCAAGAATCTCGATTTCAGTCAGATTTACGATATTCGTGCGGTGCGTATTCTGGTGCCACAAATCAAAGACTGTTACGCCACGTTGGGAATTATTCACTCACTCTGGCGCCATATCCCCAATGAGTTTGATGACTACATTGCCAATCCGAAAGAAAATGGCTATCGCTCCCTTCACACCGCGGTGATTGGTCCGGAAGGCAAAATTCTTGAAGTACAGATACGTACTCATGAAATGCATGAAGATGCCGAGCTTGGCGTCTGTGCTCACTGGTTGTATAAGGGCACGGATGTAAATGCCAAAGATCAGGGCTATGAGCAGAAAATTGCCTGGTTGCGTCAGGTGATGGAATGGCATGACGAGCTGGGCGATTTGCCGGAATTAATCGGTGAATTAAGCAGCAATATCAGCCCAGACCGGATCTATGTGTTTACTCCGGATGGCCATGTGGTCGATTTGCCACCAAAAGCCACGCCGATTGACTTTGCATACCGGGTTCATACTGAAGTAGGTAATAAGTGTCGCGGTGCCAAAGTGAATGGCCGCATCGTACCGCTGACTTATTTGCTGGGTACCGGCGAGCAGGTTGAAATCCTCACCAATGCCAATGCGCATCCCAGCCGGGACTGGTTGTATCCGGAGTCCGGTTATATCCATTCCAGTCGCGCGCGCGCCAAGGTTGCACACTGGTTTAAGTTGCAGGCTAAAGATCAAAACACCGACGAGGGACGCCAGTTGGTACTGCGTGAGCTGGATCGTCTCGACTTGATCGATCAGCCGCTGAGTAATATTGCTGAGCGTATGAATATGAAGTCGGTCGACGATATGTTCGCCGCAGTTGGTGCCGGTGATTTGCGAACCGGCCAGGTGGTGCATGCAGTGCTACAGCAGGCTGACCGTCTTGCGCCACAGCTGGATAAGCAGGAACTGCCGTTGCTGCGCAAGCCTGAGTCGAGCGAAAAATCTGCCAGTGCTGATGATGTTTATATCGAAGGTGTTGGCAATCTGCTCACCAACCTGGCGAATTGTTGTCAGCCGGTACCCGGTGATGACATCCGTGGCTATGTTACGTTGGGCCGCGGTGTAAACGTGCACCGCAGTGATTGTGAGAATTTATTGCACCTTGAAATGACAGAACCGCAGCGTGTGTTGCAGGTGAATTGGGGTTCCCGTCCGACACAGCATTATCCGGTAGATATGCAGATTCAGGCCTACGATCGCACGGGGTTGCTGCGCGATGTCAGTGGTTTATTGGCCAACGAACGAATGAATGTTCTGGCGGTCAATACTCAATCGAATCCAGGTGAAAACATCGCTCACATGAGTCTGACGGTGGAAGTCGAGAGTCTTGAAGGTTTGCTGCGGCTGATGAATAAAATCGAGCAGTTACCCAATGTGATTTCAGCACGCCGGGTTCGAGGAGGGCAGTTGTGA